In candidate division WOR-3 bacterium, the genomic window GTAAATGGGTTCGGTACGCAGGTCAGGCCAAGCGCATCCCGTAAACCTGGACTCGGTTGTTCAAAGATGCCGGTGTTGCGGTCGTACCAGGCCTGGGCTGAGTCGGCGTTGGCGCGGATGTTAGCGCCACTGGTTCCACCGACGAACGCAACCGCAAATCGGTAGCTTGCGCCAACCGGCAGGTTGAAAGGTCCGGCTGAGACGCACAAGGACCAGTCGTAGGCCCGGTTGGAGTTCGGCTGGGTGATGGTGGCGTTCAGGAACCGCCATTTCTGGCCATCGGACATGCAGGAGTCAGGGTAAACGTATCGCGCGTGGTCAACCGCGGCGAGGTTTGCGTAGGATTTCGGGTCGAGTATCTTCACGCCGACTGAGGGGTTGGCGTTTGAGGACTGGCGCATGAAGGTGAGTCGCCGGCTGACGTCGGATGAGCAGATGTTGGCAGTCGGTGCCGAGCCGATGTCGAAGTCGGCGAATATGCCGGCGTAGAGGCCGTCAATCTGGCTTGTGCCGTTGTTGGCGATGTCGTAGGTCAGGACAACGAAGTCGTCGTAACCCGGGTTCGCACACTGGAATGAGTGTTGGTTGATGCGCAGGCCTTTGGGTGCGGAATGTGCAGCGTCGCTGATTGCGCAGCGGAAGTGTTCGTCGCCGCCGTCCGGGGGCAGAACGTTGCGCAGGCTGTCAACGATGGCAAAGTCGCGGTTCGGGCCGCTGGATGCAGGCTGGCCGAAGTACCGGTCAACAACGTAGGATGTGCTGTTGCCGATTGCCAGGCTTCCGTAGTAGAGCTGGCTGCCGCCGCTCTTGGGATAGCAGAACCCAGAGCCCAGGTCCAGGTCACCAGGCGGTTCATCGTAGCCGACTGAGCCAAGGCAGGTTACTGACAGTTTGCAGTATCCGGTGTCGTGGTCCATGACTATGGCTCCGGGCTGAGCCGGCGCACCGACCGTGAGTTCGAAGGTCGGGTCCCAGGAGCCCTGGCCAGAGGTGACGTGGAGTGTGAATGAGACCTTTGTGCCGGGCGGGGTAGAGGATGAGGCGGTCAGGTTGTATACGTCGCCGCGCGAAGTGTCGTTGGCGTTGAGTGTGCCGTAGTTTGAGGTTGAGTCGTTGAGCGTGATATAGGCCGAGGTGTTGCGCAGAGTGCCCTGGACTGTAGTTGCCTGGGCATTGCCAATGTTCTTGATTGTTACCCACAGGTTTGCGGTCTCGCCCGGGTCGAGTCGGTTGTTGTTGCCGTCGTCCACAACGGCCCGGATAAAGGTAATATAGGGCTGGGGTGCACCCTGGGTGACCGTGACTTGGTGTTCGACCGGCAGGTGGGTCGGATGTGTGACCGTGACGTACATTGTGCCAGTGGTCGGCGGGTTGATAATAAGGCTGACCTGTCCGGATGAGTTGGTCCAGCCGCGGACCTGGACTTCACCGCTCTTGTAGCAGGCGACAAGTGCCTTCTGGACCGGGGAACCGCCTGAAGTCACGGTGACGGTGAATGACTGGGCTCCGGTCTGAATCGTTGAGGCGTGGGCTGCGTCCATTGAGGTCGGTGTATCTTTCCACAGGGTCAGGTTCGGGTCGCCGAACAGGTTTAGGTCCCAGTAGCACCAGCGCCAGACTGATTGGCTCTGGGCCGCCGAGGCGTAGAAGTCCTTGGACCGGGCGTGGAGCACGCCGATGTCCATGGTGTCGTACCCGAAGAAGTAGGTGTAGAACTTGTTGTCCATCTTTTCGGACGGGCCCATTGAGGGCGGTGTGCCCCAGCC contains:
- a CDS encoding C25 family cysteine peptidase, which codes for KVEVTYRENDVTPKPMTPGQLELFGSDVAQLVINPEDVPAFAPPVRLTDNPDVDYAIITPNSQSTWFLNLIDWRVKKGYNTQVFTTEWIATNYPSGRDTQEKIRLFIIDYYTNHGLKYVLLAGDNAQVPGRRCRAVVSGSTGDIPADVYYADLQWSYDGNRNNIFGEIDGDTVDLYYDVYVGRASVDNQTQANTFVNKTLFYEKTPTTDYLRRVLLPYVMLFSSSNYSGKVVSDSIAAQTPTGWTDRYIANPTSTTPMRDSINNGFHLCHVAAHGNATGFYTESGIAIWNTSVAGGQTNSTRPTILNSIACISGDFETSDCLAEAAMNNANGGTVACMMNSREGWGTPPSMGPSEKMDNKFYTYFFGYDTMDIGVLHARSKDFYASAAQSQSVWRWCYWDLNLFGDPNLTLWKDTPTSMDAAHASTIQTGAQSFTVTVTSGGSPVQKALVACYKSGEVQVRGWTNSSGQVSLIINPPTTGTMYVTVTHPTHLPVEHQVTVTQGAPQPYITFIRAVVDDGNNNRLDPGETANLWVTIKNIGNAQATTVQGTLRNTSAYITLNDSTSNYGTLNANDTSRGDVYNLTASSSTPPGTKVSFTLHVTSGQGSWDPTFELTVGAPAQPGAIVMDHDTGYCKLSVTCLGSVGYDEPPGDLDLGSGFCYPKSGGSQLYYGSLAIGNSTSYVVDRYFGQPASSGPNRDFAIVDSLRNVLPPDGGDEHFRCAISDAAHSAPKGLRINQHSFQCANPGYDDFVVLTYDIANNGTSQIDGLYAGIFADFDIGSAPTANICSSDVSRRLTFMRQSSNANPSVGVKILDPKSYANLAAVDHARYVYPDSCMSDGQKWRFLNATITQPNSNRAYDWSLCVSAGPFNLPVGASYRFAVAFVGGTSGANIRANADSAQAWYDRNTGIFEQPSPGLRDALGLTCVPNPFTRTVNIRMQLPSAGHIKLQVFDISGREIANLMDQERGAGKIEAIWNPKGLANGVYLVKASLPDGSVTEKLMLLR